The bacterium Unc6 genome includes a window with the following:
- a CDS encoding signal peptidase II encodes MNKIYNKQNNALLISMGVSFFVDRITKYIVLKTLGEKVFYFGFIELMIVKNTGAAFGILEENTIALGVLGILVLVFFFYLVCVGSFKNLFSKISTGVLLGGIMGNTWDRIFFRFVIDFMHFPFFPLSVFQVFNIADICITFGAVGLVIDSLRGKKL; translated from the coding sequence ATGAATAAAATTTATAACAAACAAAACAATGCCCTTCTTATAAGCATGGGTGTCTCATTTTTTGTAGACAGGATAACAAAATATATAGTTTTAAAAACTCTTGGGGAAAAAGTTTTTTATTTTGGTTTTATAGAGTTGATGATTGTAAAAAATACCGGGGCCGCATTTGGAATTCTTGAAGAAAATACCATTGCTCTTGGTGTTCTTGGAATACTTGTATTGGTTTTTTTCTTTTACCTTGTTTGTGTGGGAAGTTTTAAAAATCTTTTCTCAAAAATTTCCACAGGCGTACTGTTGGGTGGCATTATGGGAAATACCTGGGACAGAATATTTTTTAGGTTTGTTATAGATTTTATGCACTTTCCATTTTTTCCTTTGTCCGTGTTTCAGGTATTTAATATTGCCGATATCTGTATTACCTTCGGCGCCGTGGGTCTTGTAATAGATAGTTTAAGAGGAAAAAAGTTATGA
- a CDS encoding prolipoprotein diacylglyceryl transferase has protein sequence MRQILFHIGPFAVYSYGLFLAIGIFLAMAVIKKFSRVSPSIVNSLSIWTVIGGIIGARLFYVFLNIAYYIQSPLEVFAIHKGGLVLYGGIAGGLILGFIFCKIRKLNFWQILDDVAMGLPLGMASGRLGCFLNGCCYGKETQVLWAVKYPDILYKVHPVQIYEALLLVFLFFVIYGFRKAFKAKIRGDVFLLCIIFYAIIRFFMEFLRGDHPEGVSGLFQIISIFIIVSFTGIMLYRHGTQRG, from the coding sequence ATGAGACAGATACTTTTTCATATAGGACCTTTTGCAGTATATAGTTATGGTCTTTTTTTGGCTATAGGTATCTTCCTCGCTATGGCTGTCATAAAAAAATTCTCAAGAGTAAGTCCCTCAATAGTAAATTCCCTTTCAATATGGACTGTAATAGGAGGAATAATTGGAGCAAGACTTTTTTATGTGTTTCTTAATATTGCATATTATATTCAAAGTCCGCTTGAAGTTTTTGCAATACATAAAGGAGGGCTTGTCCTTTACGGAGGTATTGCGGGTGGCCTTATCTTGGGTTTTATATTTTGTAAAATAAGAAAATTAAACTTCTGGCAAATTTTAGATGATGTTGCAATGGGTCTTCCTCTTGGCATGGCATCTGGAAGACTCGGCTGTTTTTTAAATGGGTGTTGTTATGGGAAAGAAACACAGGTTCTCTGGGCGGTAAAATATCCGGACATCCTGTATAAAGTACACCCTGTTCAGATTTATGAGGCGTTGCTTCTTGTCTTTCTTTTCTTTGTTATTTATGGATTTAGAAAAGCATTTAAGGCAAAAATCAGAGGAGATGTATTTCTTTTATGTATTATTTTTTATGCAATCATAAGATTTTTTATGGAATTTTTAAGAGGCGACCACCCTGAAGGAGTTTCAGGTCTGTTCCAGATTATAAGTATTTTTATCATAGTATCATTTACAGGTATAATGCTCTACAGGCATGGAACACAACGAGGATAA
- a CDS encoding aminodeoxychorismate synthase, component I — MIKYLKYIPPEYVAQKLKTMDGFLWLDSSLSCSYGRLSFIAVEPFLKFTCKKTRVEIREKKHFKVFDGEPLETLRNLLKKYKAKYKGIPFYGGAAGFLSYDLCHQIENLPDISKDDMEIPDIYLGFYDIVLGWDNLKKKFWIVNAGFSQHSEEQFKRIIDVVIKQEKPFFKKTMATGKKTKNLISCFTKTDYIKSIEKLKEYIYAGDVYQVNLSQRLHCKTDKEPFEIYSILRNVNSAPYSAYIEHLDFQVLSSSPECFLIYNPETRILQTRPIKGTLPRGKNEKQDKMLAKKLTRSAKDRAEHIMIVDLERNDLGRVCENKSVRVKKNMEVEKYAKVWHLVSTVQGKVKKNCDRIDILKATFPGGSITGAPKIRSMQIIEEMEPFKRGIYTGSIGYLGFSGDMELSIAIRTMITKNNKIYFSVGGGIVADSKPYLEYKETFYKAEAMIKAI; from the coding sequence ATGATAAAGTACCTCAAGTATATTCCACCTGAATATGTTGCACAAAAACTAAAGACAATGGATGGATTTTTATGGCTTGATAGCAGCCTTTCTTGTTCATACGGCAGACTTTCATTTATTGCAGTTGAGCCGTTCTTGAAATTTACCTGCAAAAAAACAAGGGTAGAAATAAGAGAAAAAAAACATTTTAAAGTATTTGATGGAGAGCCACTTGAAACTTTAAGAAATTTATTAAAAAAATATAAGGCAAAGTATAAGGGTATCCCATTTTATGGAGGAGCAGCAGGTTTCTTGTCTTATGATCTGTGCCATCAGATTGAAAACCTGCCCGATATTTCAAAAGATGATATGGAAATACCTGACATCTATCTTGGTTTTTATGATATTGTTCTTGGATGGGATAATCTTAAAAAAAAGTTCTGGATTGTAAATGCCGGATTTTCACAACACAGTGAAGAACAATTTAAACGAATAATAGATGTAGTTATAAAACAAGAAAAACCATTTTTTAAAAAAACAATGGCAACTGGTAAAAAAACAAAAAATTTAATATCCTGTTTTACAAAAACGGACTATATAAAAAGTATAGAAAAATTAAAAGAATACATATATGCAGGAGATGTGTATCAGGTGAATCTCTCGCAAAGGCTGCATTGCAAAACGGATAAAGAACCATTTGAGATTTATAGTATATTGAGAAATGTAAACTCAGCCCCTTACAGCGCATATATTGAACACCTTGATTTTCAAGTGTTAAGTTCGTCCCCAGAGTGTTTTCTTATATATAATCCTGAAACAAGGATTCTGCAAACAAGACCTATAAAAGGGACCCTGCCAAGGGGGAAAAACGAAAAACAAGACAAAATGCTTGCAAAAAAACTTACCCGGAGCGCCAAAGACAGGGCGGAGCATATAATGATAGTTGATCTTGAAAGAAACGACCTTGGAAGGGTTTGTGAAAACAAAAGTGTAAGGGTTAAAAAAAATATGGAAGTTGAAAAGTATGCAAAGGTATGGCATCTTGTATCCACAGTCCAGGGAAAGGTGAAAAAAAACTGTGACAGGATAGATATATTAAAAGCAACATTTCCCGGAGGCTCTATAACAGGTGCACCAAAGATAAGATCCATGCAGATTATTGAAGAGATGGAACCTTTTAAAAGGGGTATATATACCGGTTCCATAGGCTATTTGGGTTTTTCAGGGGATATGGAACTTTCCATTGCAATAAGAACAATGATTACAAAGAATAACAAAATATACTTTTCTGTAGGTGGGGGAATTGTTGCAGACTCAAAACCATATTTGGAATATAAAGAGACATTTTATAAAGCAGAGGCGATGATAAAGGCAATATGA